The genomic DNA CAAGCCACGGGGGGTCATGACTGGACAATCTGAAATGACGCCGGATGGCGCCTCAAGTCTCTCACTCCGAGGTAGTGGTAAGTACAAGCCGAGAGCTGAAAgcctttcccctcccccttgCTCTCACTCTCAAACGCCGGTTGGTGCCCCGCTAAAAGATGTGGAAGACAACCAGCTTTCCTTGAAATCTTCTGGACACCGAGACACTTCCCCAGAGACGCCGAGCGGACACCGAGCCAACGTTagcgagaagaagcagcGGAGGAGATGGCCACTTAAAATGTGGGACTTAGTGGTTGACCAATGGTTTCTAATTGTCATGGGCATCCTGATTGCTATTGCCTCTCAGGTGCAGGTGCCCAAGTCCCAGCAGCAATTGAAGCAAACCGTCGTCAACTATCTAGCAGTCTCcgtcattttcttcatcaatggaTGCACACTTCCTACACAGGTCCTAATAGAAAATCTGAGCCGCTGGAAGGTGCACATCTTCACCCAGGCGCAATGTTATCTCCTGACCTCATCTATCAGCTATGGTATTGTCAGCGCCTGTGCAACCGACAAGGATTTTATGGATCCGGCACTATTAATCGGAATCATTATTGTGGGGTGCCTTCCTACCGCGTAAGTCAACCCAATTAGAAATCCACGGCGATGGGTTTTCTTTCTACTGTAAGACAATCGCTAATCCGAAATCGATGACATAAAGCATCTCTTTCAACACAATAATGACCCGAAAAGCCAACGGAAATGGAGCCTTGACTATCGCGCAGTCGACCATTGGGAATCTTCTTGGTCCATTCCTGACGACAGCTTTGTTAAAGCTCTATACCAGTACTGGCGCCTGGTACACAGATATCCTGCCGGAGACCGAAGGATTCACCGAAACATATCGATATGTCTTCAAGCAGCTGGGGCTTTCGGTTTTTGTCCCACTGGTATGTCCTACATTCCCGTTGATAGCATGTGATTTTTAAAGCCGATGCTAATACTTCTCTATGATTAGCTGGTCGGGCAAATTATAGTCAGCGTATTTCCACGTCTAGTGAAGAAAGTATTCATAGAGTGGAAATTAAGCAAATTGAGCTCTTTTGCATTGTTAATCGTTATCTGGAGTACATACGATGGCGCATTCGAGTCAGATGCATTTTCCGGCGTGCAATCGGATAATATGGTATTCGTTGTCTTTATCTTGATAGCACTGTTTCTGGTGTGGATTGCCATTACCATCGGAGTCTCATGGCTATGGCTCAGCCGCGAGGACACGATAGCTGTGGCATATTTGGTGCCCACCAAAACCCCGGCGATGGGTGTGCCAATAACGACAATCATGTTTGTGGGACTGTCTGAAGCCGCTCAGAGTAGGATACAGTTGCCCATGGTCATCTACCAGGGGGTCCAAACGACCCTTAGTAGTTTGTTGACCATTCCACTGAGGAAATGGCAAGCTACCGAGTCTTCGCCGCGTCGATTGATGCAGGCTGAGACCTTGGAATTAGACGATCAGTCGCAGGACACAGGCTCACATAGGAGACCTGCGCACAACAGATCAGCCAGTACTATAGCATGATTGGACTAGGTGATATCGTGGAAGACTGCATGACCGATTTTGTTATATATAGCTCGGCGTTGTGGGCCATTCTACCGGCATGGCAGATAAATTGTGTTGTAAATATTCTCCACTCCTTTCCATATACAATAGATGATGCTAACCGAATAAGTGTAAGAGCTCTTCTTATCAAGATACTACTGAGTGGCCTTTGCTCCCCGGGGCAAGAAACCAGCATTTCGGTACCAACACCAAATACCTGTGTGGCCTATTTCTGCGTTGTtatattatttctatttatGTTTATATGTACAATCACTTATATGTGATTTGCCCTACAATTATATGTGAAAAAGTTCAAGTCCATATACCGGTGTCACACAGATAATCTACTATCAATTGTTAGTCTCCTCAAACAAACACCCCTTCCAGGACTGTCCTTACAAAAAAGACAGTTATTGCATGGCATTTACATCAAAGACCGCAGTCACTCTTACGCAAGTGTAGACATCCCGGACTACATAAGTAATTTAGGCAGCCAGCTCAATTCATTACTCATACTGGGATTTTACTCTACGTATGATTCATATATCCATATCTtcaaggatggaaatgtcTCAAAACCCCCGATGGTCTAGTTGGATATGGCATCTGACTGTGATGGAAACTTCCACTTAATCAGAGGGTCGCT from Aspergillus oryzae RIB40 DNA, chromosome 7 includes the following:
- a CDS encoding uncharacterized protein (predicted protein), which codes for MLSWAGFPHFTNKPRGVMTGQSEMTPDGASSLSLRGSGKYKPRAESLSPPPCSHSQTPVGAPLKDVEDNQLSLKSSGHRDTSPETPSGHRANVSEKKQRRRWPLKMWDLVVDQWFLIVMGILIAIASQVQVPKSQQQLKQTVVNYLAVSVIFFINGCTLPTQVLIENLSRWKVHIFTQAQCYLLTSSISYGIVSACATDKDFMDPALLIGIIIVGCLPTAQRKWSLDYRAVDHWESSWSIPDDSFVKALYQYWRLVHRYPAGDRRIHRNISICLQAAGAFGFCPTAGRANYSQRISTSSEESIHRVEIKQIELFCIVNRYLEYIRWRIRVRCIFRRAIG